A section of the Phaseolus vulgaris cultivar G19833 chromosome 8, P. vulgaris v2.0, whole genome shotgun sequence genome encodes:
- the LOC137825927 gene encoding probable disease resistance protein At4g27220, whose translation MTDTVGGCSINHEMVTGSTSLLGDHEAVNGTLTTLQRKLDVIISDLTSKEEDIHTRLQLLASHGKKRKREVDEWLDGLQDMKQRAIDIKNSLNQFGSFYVQEEEIYLAEIIHKEIECLTEEVEEYEEEKPLVLSNEFIGREFGENVRKIRELLEDNRVLTVGIYGIGGVGKTFLATYMQSEIKRKKTFNDVLWVTVSHDFTIFKLQQQIAEIIKVKLYGDDERKRAMILVSELEKRKKIVLILDDVWKYIDLEKVGIPLEVKGIKLIITSRLKHVFEQMDCQSINMISVSPLSRYFDEAWELFLLKHGHRGTPSTLPPEVENIARDIVRKCDGLPLGISVIARFMKGKTDIHWWRYVLNKLDTLEMGVEMQEEVLSVLRRSYDNLTEKDVQKCFLYSALLPNDLERDDLIMKLVERGLLNAKRSWNEIFDEGNVMVDKLINHSLFLDRESELVMHGLVRKMAWNILKESGSKMMVKCSKNMEKIPHIREWTIDLEAVSLAKNRIKEIPEGTSPNCPRLSTLLLFDNLIEHIPGCFFTHMNALTTLDLSQNIFLTCLPHSLCDLRSLTSLTLNECLNLEYIPPLGELQSLLRLQISCCSIEAAPEGLENLMNLEWLDLSMNSKLKLVPGSFHPNLTNIQYLNLGGCPGIGVEDVEGMTMLEYFSGTFVVRDSLNLNRYVRETLDRGYGPQTYLIHYWNDEGHWEPSSREETQIEFDSRTRNIGDCEELWYALPRDLAILSVENNHQWECFCAPLSSNRPKHLTDISLYGCRNLKSLFCLSCSLCANIESLQYLSLYDLESLIAICQEDIANLMPLPSLIGIFSDLKRFDISYCHEIKTLLTPSLVPQLQNLEFLSVWNCNSMEQIFAESYDDGIKTTLPTLTTLYVNNLPRLKMVCKGILVCKSGFKLVITDCPNSCQPRIEYVAL comes from the exons ATGACTGATACTGTTGGTGGTTGTTCAATTAACCATGAAATGGTTACAGGATCAACATCATTATTAGGAG ATCATGAAGCTGTTAATGGTACTTTGACTACTTTGCAAAGGAAGTTAGATGTGATTATATCCGATCTGACAAGTAAAGAAGAAGACATTCACACACGATTACAGTTGTTGGCTTCACATGGCAAGAAGCGAAAGAGAGAGGTTGATGAATGGTTGGACGGACTGCAGGACATGAAACAAAGAGCTATTGATATAAAAAACTCACTGAATCAGTTTGGGTCTTTTTATgtgcaagaagaagaaatatattTGGCTGAAATAATACATAAGGAAATAGAATGCTTGACTGAAGAAGTGGAAGAGTACGAGGAAGAGAAGCCTTTGGTGTTGTCAAATGAATTTATTGGCAGAGAATTTGGGGAAAATGTTAGGAAGATTCGGGAGCTTCTGGAAGATAATAGAGTTTTGACTGTTGGCATATATGGAATTGGGGGAGTGGGAAAAACATTCCTAGCAACTTACATGCAGAGTgagataaaaagaaagaaaactttCAATGATGTCTTATGGGTCACTGTTTCCCATGATTTCACCATTTTCAAATTGCAACAGCAAATTGCAGAAATAATAAAGGTAAAGCTTTACGGAGATGATGAGAGAAAAAGAGCAATGATTTTAGTATCAGagttagaaaaaagaaaaaaaatagtactTATTTTGGATGATGTTTGGAAATATATTGATCTAGAAAAGGTGGGAATTCCTCTTGAAGTAAAGGGTATTAAATTGATCATCACAAGTCGTTTGAAACATGTGTTTGAACAGATGGATTGCCAATCAATTAATATGATAAGTGTGAGCCCTTTAAGTAGATATTTTGATGAAGCTTGGGAGTTGTTTTTGCTAAAACATGGACACCGTGGGACACCTTCAACACTTCCCCCTGAAGTGGAAAATATTGCAAGAGACATTGTAAGGAAATGTGATGGTTTACCACTTGGAATCAGTGTGATTGCTCGATTCATGAAAGGAAAAACTGACATTCATTGGTGGAGATACGTACTGAATAAACTTGACACATTGGAAATGGGAGTGGAGATGCAGGAAGAAGTTTTAAGTGTACTAAGACGAAGCTATGATAATTTAACTGAAAAGGACGTGCAAAAATGTTTCTTGTATAGTGCATTGCTACCTAATGATTTGGAAAGAGATGATTTGATTATGAAGCTTGTTGAGAGGGGATTGTTGAATGCAAAGAGGAGTTGGAATGAAATATTTGATGAGGGGAATGTCATGGTGGATAAACTCATAAACCATTCTTTATTTTTGGATAGGGAATCAGAATTAGTAATGCATGGTTTGGTGAGGAAAATGGCTTGGAATATCTTGAAGGAGAGTGGCAGTAAGATGATGGTAAAATGTAGTAAAAATATGGAGAAGATACCTCACATACGGGAATGGACAATTGATTTGGAAGCAGTTTCCCTGgctaaaaacagaataaaagaaaTTCCAGAGGGCACTTCTCCTAATTGCCCACGCTTGTCCACCTTGCTTTTATTTGACAATTTGATTGAACATATTCCAGGGTGTTTTTTCACACACATGAATGCTCTAACAACACTTGATTtatcacaaaatatttttttaacatgtttGCCTCATTCGCTGTGTGACTTGAGGTCTCTCACTTCTTTAACGCTCAATGAATGTTTAAATTTGGAATATATACCTCCACTGGGGGAGCTACAGTCATTGTTAAGATTGCAGATCTCATGTTGTTCCATCGAAGCAGCACCGGAAGGTTTGGAAAATCTAATGAACTTGGAATGGCTAGATCTGTCCATGAATTCCAAGTTGAAGTTGGTACCAGGAAGTTTTCATCCTAATTTGACCAATATTCAATACCTGAATCTTGGGGGTTGTCCAGGTATAGGTGTAGAAGATGTAGAGGGGATGACTATGCTTGAATATTTTTCAGGAACGTTTGTGGTCCGGGATAGCCTCAACCTCAACCGTTATGTGCGAGAAACCCTGGACAGGGGCTATGGACCTCAAACTTATCTTATCCATTATTGGAATGACGAAGGGCATTGGGAGCCTTCTAGCCGCGAAGAAACTCAAATCGAATTTGATTCTCGAACTAGAAACATTGGAGACTGCGAAGAATTGTGGTATGCCCTCCCGAGAGACCTTGCAATATTATCTGTAGAAAACAATCATCAATGGGAATGCTTTTGTGCTCCTCTGTCCTCAAATCGTCCTAAGCATTTGACGGATATTTCCCTTTATGGATGCAGAAACCTAAAGAGCTTATTTTGTTTGTCTTGTTCCTTATGCGCTAATATCGAAAGCCTTCAATATTTGAGTCTTTATGATTTGGAAAGTTTAATTGCGATCTGCCAGGAAGATATTGCCAATTTAATGCCACTTCCGTCCCTGATAGGCATCTTTTCTGATCTCAAACGCTTTGATATCAGCTATTGTCATGAAATAAAGACGTTGCTGACACCAAGCTTAGTGCCACAACTTCAAAACCTGGAGTTTCTATCTGTATGGAACTGCAATTCAATGGAACAGATATTTGCAGAGAGTTATGATGATGGTATCAAAACTACACTCCCTACGTTGACTACTTTGTATGTAAATAATTTACCACGATTGAAGATGGTGTGCAAGGGGATTTTAGTCTGTAAATCTGGGTTTAAATTGGTCATCACTGATTGTCCCAATTCATGTCAACCCAGAATAGAATACGTTGCTTTATGA